A single Streptomyces sannanensis DNA region contains:
- a CDS encoding HhH-GPD-type base excision DNA repair protein, whose protein sequence is MDKTLRLAQQPEADELLGRSPLAALVGMLLDQQVPMEWAFTGPYTIAQRLGEDDLDAREIAVYDPEEFAALLSAKPAVHRYPGAMAGRVQRLCQYLVEHYDGDADAVWRDVGTGAELLKRLNDLPGFGKQKAQIFLALLGKQLGVRPKGWREAAGAYGEAGSHRSVADITGPESLAKVRAYKQEMKRAAKSVKS, encoded by the coding sequence ATGGACAAGACCCTTCGCCTCGCCCAGCAGCCCGAGGCGGACGAGTTGCTCGGCCGCAGTCCCCTGGCGGCGCTCGTCGGCATGCTGCTGGACCAGCAGGTTCCGATGGAGTGGGCGTTCACCGGGCCGTACACCATCGCGCAGCGCCTGGGCGAGGACGATCTGGACGCGCGCGAGATCGCCGTGTACGACCCTGAGGAGTTCGCGGCGCTGCTGTCGGCGAAGCCGGCCGTGCACCGCTATCCGGGGGCCATGGCCGGACGGGTGCAGAGGCTGTGCCAGTACCTGGTCGAGCACTACGACGGGGACGCGGACGCGGTGTGGCGTGACGTGGGCACGGGGGCCGAGCTGCTGAAGCGGCTGAACGATCTGCCCGGGTTCGGCAAGCAGAAGGCACAGATCTTCCTGGCGCTGCTGGGCAAGCAGCTTGGGGTGCGGCCGAAGGGCTGGCGCGAGGCGGCCGGGGCGTACGGGGAGGCGGGCTCCCACCGTTCGGTGGCCGACATCACCGGGCCGGAGTCGCTGGCCAAGGTGCGTGCGTACAAGCAGGAGATGAAGCGGGCGGCCAAGAGCGTCAAAAGTTAA